The Streptomyces sp. NBC_00454 DNA segment CCCGGACGTGCGCCGGCCGTTCGTTGTCCAGCGACCACGGTTCTGCGGAGGTGCCCATCGTGAACGGGCCGCCGGGTATGAGGACTTCGGCCGCGTGCGGCGGAGCACCCCGCGGCGGATCCGGGTCGGGCGCGGTCAGGACCGGGCCGCCCTGTCTGAGCTGATGGGTGATCAGCATCGTTTCGTCGTGCTGCTGTTCGTGCTGCGCGATCATCCCGAAGACGTAGCCGCCGTCCAGCAGGGCGGTGCCTTCCAGCGGTGTGCGCTCCAGCAGGTCGAAGACGCGGCCGCGCACCTCGGCCGCGTACCGGCGGGCCTCGTCGGGGCCGAGCAGCGGCAACTTCGGCCGCTCCGACCGGGGATGCTCGAAGGCGTCGTAGAGCGGGTCTATTTCGGGGTGCATGGACTCGCGGCCGGCCACGTTGCGCAGCAGCCAGAGCTCCTCCATGTTCCCGATGTGCGCGAGGTCCCAGACCAGCGGGGACATCAGGGGGGAGTGCTGGGCGGTCAGGTCCGCGTCGCTGACGGCGCTGGAGTCGGTGAGCCCGGCCGTACGGACCCGTGCGGCGGTCAGTGCGGCGGCGGCCCGCTCGCGCAGGAGCTCCGGTTCGGTGGTCATGAGCGTGCCTCCTCGCCGGTCGGCTGCGGATGGGGGCGCGGACGGGCCTGCGGCCGGCGCCGGGACGGATGCTGCGGGAGCCCGTCGTCGGCCGGACATCGGCCGCGCTTGACGTAGCGGTCGCCGAACTCGGCCACGGAGTCCGCCACTCGGGTGCTCGCGCCCAGCCGGGGCAGCGCCTCGGAAGCGGCCCGGAAGCAGGCGCGGGCGGCGGACCGCAGCTCCGGATCGGCGAGCCCGTGCTGCGCGGCGCTGCGCCACAGCGGATTGCGCGGGGCGGGCTGGGCGCCGTAGCCGTCGGCCAGCGCCTTCACCGCCCGGTACGCGGTCTCGGTGGCCTCCGGGTCGTCGAACAGCGCGTGGACGACGGCCACCGGGATCAGCCAGCCGTCCTCGCCGGGCTGCGCGTCGATCATCCGCAGCTCCAGGTGGCCGCGGGGCCGCACCGGTGGGAACAGCGTGGTCAGGTGGTACTCCAGGTCCTCGGCGGTGGGCGGCCGCAATCCGCCGCCGGATCCCGGCCCGCCGCCGGAGCGCAGCCAGTCGCGGAAGGTGAGCCCGCGCGGCACGGTCCAGGGCGTGTCGGCGGCGGCTCCGGCGTCGCCGCCGGACGGCCGTACGCACATCACGTCGGTGTCCAGCGCCTGCCGGGTCCAGGCGCCGCGCGGCTCCGCCTCCAGTACGGGGGCGAGCGCGCGCCGGGTGTCGATATCGCTCCAGACGCCCTGGCGGGCGCAGCGCCAGCCGGCGTACGGGCCTTCGTGCGCGGGGGAGTTGGCGAAGGCGGCGACCAGCACCGCGCCGAGGAGGTGGGCCAGCCGCCAGCGGCGGCCGTGCCCGAGGGGCCCCGGCTCCTCCTGCCCGGCGTCCACGCACACCTGCACCGAGGCGGAGGCGCACATCATGGCGCGGCCGGCGGGGCCGGTGCGGTCGAAGTAGGTCTCCATCGCCTCGTACCGCGGGCTGGTCAGCATCCGGCGGTACGGGCGGCGCGCGTCCTGGCCGAGGCCGCGCAGGACCAGGCCCTGCTCGCGCAGGACTCCCCGTACGGCGGTCAGATCGGACTGGAGCCCGTCCACGCACCCGGTGAGGGAGGCGGCGGGGGCCGAGCTCAGCTCCAGCTGGCCGCCGGGCTCGACGGTGACGCGGGAGGTGAGGGGCAGGGCGCGGGCCGCGTCGTGCGCGGCGGCCAGCCGCTCGGCGGACACGCGCAGGCCGGGGCGTTCGGCGTCGAACACCAGCCATTCGAGCTCGGCCCCGAGGAGGCGGGGCGGGCCGGTCTTGAAACAGATGCCGTGGATCAGGTCCTCGGCGGCGGACTCGGTCAGGCCGGTGGGGCGGGACGGCTGTTCGGGCGGGCGCTCGGGTGTTTCCTGGACGGAGTCCTGGGGCATGACGGGGCCCTCGTCTCGTGTCGTCGGATGTGACATCACCCGTGCCTACCCGTCCCTTGGGGCGCAAACTCCCTTGCCGCCGCATGCCGGGAGCGTCAAAGATCACAGCATGAGTGGCAGGTTGCGTGAGATGGCGAGAGAAAACGCGGAGATCGTGGCGTCCGGTGGGTACCGGGCGCGGTCGGGGCGGCAGGTGGCGCTCGCCGCCGCCGTGGCGGAGGCCAAGGCAGGAACCAGGATATATGGCCCAAACCGGGTGATTCCAGGCGAACCGGCCCCCGGGGAGACCGGCAGGACCGTCGTCGAGGTCACGGGGGAGAGCAGCACGGCGGCGGCCCGCAGGCTCGCGGGGGACCGCGCGGAGGCGGCCTCGGTGGCGGTCCTGAACTTCGCTTCGGCCCGCAATCCCGGGGGCGGCTACGTCCGCGGGGCCAAGGCCCAGGAGGAGGCGCTCTGCCGCGCCTCGGCCCTGTACGAGACCCTGCTGGAGGCCCCGGAGTACTACGAGATCCACCGGGCCGAGGCCAGCACCTTCTACACCGACCGGGTGATTCACTCGCCCGGGGTCCCCGTCTTCCGCGACGACCGGGGCGAGCTGATGGAGGCCCCCTTCCGGGCCGGCTTCCTCACCTCCCCGGCCCCGAACGCCGGCACGATCCGCCGCCAGGAGCCGGAGCGCGAGCCCGAGATCCCCGCCGCCCTCGCGCGCCGGGCGGAGCTGGTGCTGGAAGTGGCCGCGCTGCACGGGTACCGGGACCTGGTGCTGGGGGCCTGGGGGTGCGGGGTCTTCATGAACGACCCGGCCCAGGTGGCGGAGGCCTTCAGGGGGCTGCTGGCGGGGCGGTTCGCGGGAGTCTTCGAGCGGGTGGTGTTCGGGATCCTGGACCGGAAGCCGGAGACGCGGGAGACCTTCGAAAGGGTGCTGGCGGGGCTCGTGTGACCGGGGGGATCGGCCCCGGGCGGCGCGGCGGGGGCGCAGGCGGGGGCGCGAGGGGCGCGGGTCCCGAACGGCGGGGCCCCTCGCTACCCGCATTCGGGTGACGGCCGCCGCGAGGCCTGCGCCGCGTCACCGGCGGACTCGACACTGGTTGTGACCGGATCCGACTGTCGGTGACATCGAGGGGAGTCCCATGCGGGCGATGAAGCGCGCGGCGCGGAACGCGGTACGGACGGCCGTGGTGATCGGAGCGGCCCTGACCCTGTTCACGGGGGTCTCGACCAGCGCCCAGGCGGCCGGCGGCGAATTCCGGTACGTCAATGTGGAGGGGGACGATTTCACCCTCGAGAACCCCGCGAACGGCGAGTGCTACCTACTGCTGAGCGGCGCGCGCCGGGCGGAGAACGCGACCGGCGCGCGGGCCTCCCTGTTCACGGAACGCGGCTGCGAGGGCGGGGCCGCGCTGGTGATGCGTCCCAGAGGCTCGGCGAACTTCGGATCCGTGGTTCCGCACAGCGTGCGGTTCGGCTGAAGGGCATCGGCCGGGGCGCGGCCCCCGCGGGCCTGCCCCGGCCCGGCCGGCTACCGCCAGCCGTACCGCTCGCGCAGCCGGTCGACCACCAGCTGGAAGCGCCCCCGGTCCAGCGCGCACGCCTCGCGCCGCATCCCGTCCTCGTGCACGCGCAGCACCCGGTCCACGTCCACCCAGGACTCCCGGGCGGCGGCGTCCCAGGGCCCGGTCCCGATCGGAACCCATTCCCGGTCGTGGTCGTGCCGCTTGCTGGAGAGCTGCACGGCCAGCAGCGTGCCGGCCGCCTCCCGCGCGACGACCAGCACCGGCCGGTCCTTCCCGCGCCCATCGTTTTCCTCGAAGGGAACCCAGGTCCACACGATCTCGCCGGGATCGGGATCCCCGTCGCGATCGGGGGCGTACGAGGTCTGCACCGGCCCGATGGCGTGCGGATCGGCCTCGGCCGTGGCGGTGTGCCCGTCGCGGCCGGGCTGCTCGACGTGACCGTTGCTGTGGTGTGAAAGTGCCGTCATTTAGGGGAGATTACTGGGTTTTTCGGGCCCCTGTCGCACTGGTGGGCCGAGGTTTCGCGGCCGCCCCGCGGTGCTTGAGGTTGACGGCCGAGGACTTGGCCAGCACCACGGGGTTCAAGAAGCGCAGCGGACCGATCAGGCGGGATCCGAAGAGGTGCATGTGCCGCGCCAGCGACGCGTCGCGCGCGGCCGCGGAGAACACCAGCCGCTCGATGGGGTTGAACGGGCGGGACTTGGCGAAGTCGGCGGCCAGGTACTGGTGACCGCGCAGCTCGCGCCGGTGCCTGCGCGCGTACACGGCGAGCGACCCGTCGAGGTCGCCCCGGCCGGTTGCGGCGGGGGCGACGGCCTCGGCCAGCCAGCGCGCGGACTGCAGGGCCCACCCGCATCCCACTCCCCACAAGGGGTCGCTGGTCAGGGCGGCGTCGCCGATGAGCGCGACGCCCGGTGCGGTCGGCTTTCGGCTGTGCAGCGGGTAGTCGACGGTGCCGGTGATCTTCGTGATGCGTTCCGCCGAGTCGACGGGCGGCGCCTCGGGCAGGGCGCGGACGAACTCGAGGAAGCTGCCCTCCAGGTCCTCCCGGAAGGCCGGCAGCCGCTTCTTGTCCGGGAGCACCGCGAGGACCGTGACCCCGTCGTCGTTGGCGAACGCGTACGCCATGTCGGGTTCGAGGAACCAGGCCTGGCTGATCCCGCCGGGCAGCGGCAGGTTGCGGTAGTGCGCGAAATAGCCGAACCGGCCGTTCTCGTGCTGCTGGGCGGGTACGTCGGCGAACTTCGCCACGGCCGAGTTGTTGCCGTCGGCGCCGACGACCAGGCGGGCCCGGATCTCGCGCTCGCCCAGGGGCGTCGACGCGCGTACCCCCACGGTGCGCCCGGCTTCCCTCAACAGCCCGGTCACCTGGTGGCCGAGGAGCAGATCGACGCCGGGAGTGCGGGCAGCGCGGGACCTGATCAGCGGGTCGAGGGTGCTGCGCCGGACGTTGTACCCGTACGGCAGCTCGGGGCCCGTGGCCGCGCCCCTCGGCTCGATCCATCCCCAACGGGTGTACCAGCGGGCCTGGTTGCGGACGGCTCCGGCCTTCTCGAGATCGGGGACGAGGCCGAGTTCCTCCAGCACCGGGTAGGCGTTGGCCGTGAGGGAGTGGGTGCACAGCACTTTGTGCGCTTCGGGGTCCGAGCGGCGTTCCATCAGTGCGACGCGGACACCGCGTCGAGCGAGCAGGATCGCCGCGGCGCTGCCGGCGAGGCCGGCTCCGCTGATGACGACGTCGTACTCGTATCCCGCGCTCTCAGGCCTGGTCATGTGCCGATCGCTCCCTTCGGGTGTGGTGCCGTCCATGGCGGTGGCGCAGCGCCGCCGCTGTCAGGAACATGACCAACTATAGGGAGTGGCCGACCGGTTGACGGGGGATCGGGGCGCGGTGGCCGACTCCGGCCGGCCGCCGCACCCCCGGGCAGGTCCTAGATCCAGCCTTCGAGGGAGGCCATGAACCCGTCGAAGTCGTCCCGCTGGATGGTGTGTCCGGCACCCGCCACCGAACGGACCTCGAAGCCGCGCTCCCGCAGGACCGCCGCCCGCTCCTCGTTGATCAGGAAGCTGGGGTCGGCCAGCTGTACGAGCGAAGGGACCACCGGCGCGGCCGGCAGCAGGTCGGCGCCCATCAGCGGACCGAGGCACAGTGCGGTCGCCTCGTCCCAGACGGCCAGGGTCTCCAGCTCGATGTCGACGTCGGCCTCGTCCCAGCGCGGGTTCATCGCCTGGATCTGCTCCTTCGACGCGGCCTTGAACTGGGCGAACATCTCCGGGGTGAAGCCCGGTTCGGGGGCGGCCAGGTGCCATGCGGGGTCGGAGAACACGGCCCGCTTCGGCTTCAGGCGGTCGACGGCGAGCGAGAGCGTCAGGCCGCCGAGGGAGTGCCCGATGGCCAGCTCCGCGCCCACGGGCAGCGTCTCCACCACGTCGTCGGCGAAGGCCTCCGGGCTGTACTCGCCCCGGCCGCTGGCCCCGTGGCCGCGCAGGTCCACGGCGATGGCGCGGTAGCCGCGCTCGGCGAGGGCGGGACCGACCCGGCGCCAGGTCCGGTGGTCGGCCATGATCCCGTGGATCAGGAGTGCGATGCGGTCGCCTTCGCCCCAGGTGTGGGTGTGAAGCTGCACGGTGGTGCCTTTCGTGGTCAAGGGTGTGGTGTACGGGGTCGGTTCGGGGCGGAGAGGCGGTTCAGCGGACGCTGCGGATCGGCTTGACCGCCAGTGCGCCCGCGACCGCCAGTACGGCCGCCACGATGAACAGGGCGGTGTAGCCGCCGCTCACCGACACGATCACCGAGGCGATGAACGGCGCGACGATCTGCGGGCCGGCGTTGGCGATGTTGAGCACGCCCATGTCGCGGGCCGCGTCCTGCGCCTTCGGGAGGACCATCGTCACCAGGGCGGTGTCCACGGCCATGTAGCAGCCGAAGGCGAGGCCGTTGATCACGGCGAAGGCCAGCATGGCCGTCCAGCTGGTCGACAGGGCGGGAATCACCAGCGCGATCGCGGACAGCAGCGCGGAGGCGCCGACGAAGAGCTTGCGGCGGTCGTACTTGTCCGAGAGCCAGCCGCCGAGGACGGTGGAGACCACCATCGCCACGCTGGTCAGCGGCATCATGACGGCCACGGCCGACTCGGGCTTCATGCCCTCGGGCAGGACGGTGTGGTCCTGGAGGATGTACAGCTGGTAGCCGCTCACCGCGAAGTAGCCGAGGACGAGCAGCGCCCGCCCGATGAAGGCCCAGCGGAAGTCGTGGTCCTTCAGGGCGCTCGCGAAGGCGGCGAGCTGCTGCTTGACCGGCATCGGGGCGCGCGCCGGCAGCCGCTGCTCGCGGGTGCAGGTGGTGAACAGGACGGCGCCGCCGGCGACGATCGCGCCGAAGATCAGGTAGCCGGTGCGGTAGTCGTCCGAGAAGGCCGCGCCGATCAGGGCGCCGATGGTGGAGCCGAACGGCAGGCCGAGGCCGACGGCCGCGGAGGCCTTGCCGCGGGCGCTCATCGGGACCCGGTCGGGGACCACGGAGGTGATGGCGGCCTGGTAGATGTTCATCACGGCCTGGCTGAGACACCAGGCGATGGTGATCAGCAGGATCGTGTCCGCGGCGCCGAGCAGCAGCATCGCCGGGACGGCGGCGATCCCGCCGCCCAGGATCCAGGGATTGCGCCGCCCGCTGCGGTCGGACAGGGCGCCCGCGACCGGGTTGAAGACCGTCGCGAAGATCGCGGAGACCCCCGCGATCAGGCCGAAGTTGGCGACCTTGTTCGCCGGGTCGATGTCTTCGACCTGGAGGGCGAGCAGCATCCCGCCCACGCCGATGTACAACGCGTACATGGCGCTGTTGCCGAGGAGCAGCAAGGGGAGCAGGCCGCGTCCAGGGGCGGACTCGGCGGGGGCGTCGGTGGCGGCGGCGGCGGTGCCGGTGCCGGGGGAGGAAAGGGCCACGGTGCCCTCCTGGGCAGATTTCGAGGGGGATGAGGGGTGCGGGAGGAGTGCGTGAAGGTGCGGGAGGGGTGCGGGAGGCGGTACGGGGAGGAGTGCTCGCCGCCCTGTCACGACGGCGGGGGTGCGATGAACGCGACGGGGCGGCGGGCACGACTGGACACGTCACGGCACGTGTGGAGACACCCTTGATGACGCTGGGGTGACGCCGTGGTTACACGTGTCAATGAATCGTGTAACCACTGTGTAGCATTCGTTTCCGGCCATCCGCTAGCCCCTGGGCACAACCGGTCTGGAAAGATGCGACGGCAATGTCTCAGTCATCGAAGCCTCCGAAGCCGCCCGAGTCGCAGGCTCCGGCCCCCGCGGCGCCGACCACGCCCGCGCCGACCCGGCCCGTGCCGCTTTCGTCCGCGCGGATTC contains these protein-coding regions:
- a CDS encoding TIGR02452 family protein; translated protein: MSGRLREMARENAEIVASGGYRARSGRQVALAAAVAEAKAGTRIYGPNRVIPGEPAPGETGRTVVEVTGESSTAAARRLAGDRAEAASVAVLNFASARNPGGGYVRGAKAQEEALCRASALYETLLEAPEYYEIHRAEASTFYTDRVIHSPGVPVFRDDRGELMEAPFRAGFLTSPAPNAGTIRRQEPEREPEIPAALARRAELVLEVAALHGYRDLVLGAWGCGVFMNDPAQVAEAFRGLLAGRFAGVFERVVFGILDRKPETRETFERVLAGLV
- a CDS encoding MFS transporter translates to MALSSPGTGTAAAATDAPAESAPGRGLLPLLLLGNSAMYALYIGVGGMLLALQVEDIDPANKVANFGLIAGVSAIFATVFNPVAGALSDRSGRRNPWILGGGIAAVPAMLLLGAADTILLITIAWCLSQAVMNIYQAAITSVVPDRVPMSARGKASAAVGLGLPFGSTIGALIGAAFSDDYRTGYLIFGAIVAGGAVLFTTCTREQRLPARAPMPVKQQLAAFASALKDHDFRWAFIGRALLVLGYFAVSGYQLYILQDHTVLPEGMKPESAVAVMMPLTSVAMVVSTVLGGWLSDKYDRRKLFVGASALLSAIALVIPALSTSWTAMLAFAVINGLAFGCYMAVDTALVTMVLPKAQDAARDMGVLNIANAGPQIVAPFIASVIVSVSGGYTALFIVAAVLAVAGALAVKPIRSVR
- the egtA gene encoding ergothioneine biosynthesis glutamate--cysteine ligase EgtA, yielding MPQDSVQETPERPPEQPSRPTGLTESAAEDLIHGICFKTGPPRLLGAELEWLVFDAERPGLRVSAERLAAAHDAARALPLTSRVTVEPGGQLELSSAPAASLTGCVDGLQSDLTAVRGVLREQGLVLRGLGQDARRPYRRMLTSPRYEAMETYFDRTGPAGRAMMCASASVQVCVDAGQEEPGPLGHGRRWRLAHLLGAVLVAAFANSPAHEGPYAGWRCARQGVWSDIDTRRALAPVLEAEPRGAWTRQALDTDVMCVRPSGGDAGAAADTPWTVPRGLTFRDWLRSGGGPGSGGGLRPPTAEDLEYHLTTLFPPVRPRGHLELRMIDAQPGEDGWLIPVAVVHALFDDPEATETAYRAVKALADGYGAQPAPRNPLWRSAAQHGLADPELRSAARACFRAASEALPRLGASTRVADSVAEFGDRYVKRGRCPADDGLPQHPSRRRPQARPRPHPQPTGEEARS
- a CDS encoding NAD(P)/FAD-dependent oxidoreductase — protein: MTRPESAGYEYDVVISGAGLAGSAAAILLARRGVRVALMERRSDPEAHKVLCTHSLTANAYPVLEELGLVPDLEKAGAVRNQARWYTRWGWIEPRGAATGPELPYGYNVRRSTLDPLIRSRAARTPGVDLLLGHQVTGLLREAGRTVGVRASTPLGEREIRARLVVGADGNNSAVAKFADVPAQQHENGRFGYFAHYRNLPLPGGISQAWFLEPDMAYAFANDDGVTVLAVLPDKKRLPAFREDLEGSFLEFVRALPEAPPVDSAERITKITGTVDYPLHSRKPTAPGVALIGDAALTSDPLWGVGCGWALQSARWLAEAVAPAATGRGDLDGSLAVYARRHRRELRGHQYLAADFAKSRPFNPIERLVFSAAARDASLARHMHLFGSRLIGPLRFLNPVVLAKSSAVNLKHRGAAAKPRPTSATGARKTQ
- a CDS encoding type II toxin-antitoxin system PemK/MazF family toxin, whose protein sequence is MTALSHHSNGHVEQPGRDGHTATAEADPHAIGPVQTSYAPDRDGDPDPGEIVWTWVPFEENDGRGKDRPVLVVAREAAGTLLAVQLSSKRHDHDREWVPIGTGPWDAAARESWVDVDRVLRVHEDGMRREACALDRGRFQLVVDRLRERYGWR
- a CDS encoding alpha/beta fold hydrolase, with the translated sequence MQLHTHTWGEGDRIALLIHGIMADHRTWRRVGPALAERGYRAIAVDLRGHGASGRGEYSPEAFADDVVETLPVGAELAIGHSLGGLTLSLAVDRLKPKRAVFSDPAWHLAAPEPGFTPEMFAQFKAASKEQIQAMNPRWDEADVDIELETLAVWDEATALCLGPLMGADLLPAAPVVPSLVQLADPSFLINEERAAVLRERGFEVRSVAGAGHTIQRDDFDGFMASLEGWI